Proteins encoded by one window of Halomonas sp. SH5A2:
- a CDS encoding MFS transporter, translated as MVRAQPTQAASGFASRREIFGWAMFDFANQAYTLLIITVVFGELFTTVIVGDRGDNFRLANLLWSLALATSYLLVVVTAPLCGAIMDERAEKKRFLLFSYLATVATTAMLYFVAPGYVVLGLILIIISNYAYSMGESFIAAFLPSLGPPQALGKISGFGWALGYIGGLFAAGFTLVVLGEASADNFERIRWVGPFAAGFFLVAAIPTFIWLKERATPQPHLGSYWHTARRRVTATFHDLKHFRDLSVFLVSLLFSMAGVYIIIAFAFIYGAQVIGWEASVRNIMFIIVQITAAAGALGFGWIQDRLGAKRTYQITLGLWIAAILAIWLTPQFTDWVNQATAWQWQPQYVFLFVGCLAGLSLGSSQSASRALVGLFSPTTKSAEFFGFWGLANKLAGVIGIVLLGGLQALVGLQASILLCAVLFGVAMLICARVNEARGRQAALNWQASP; from the coding sequence ATGGTCCGCGCTCAACCTACCCAAGCTGCTTCAGGCTTCGCTTCGCGTCGTGAAATTTTTGGTTGGGCGATGTTCGATTTTGCCAACCAAGCCTATACATTGCTGATTATCACCGTGGTGTTCGGCGAATTGTTTACCACCGTGATTGTCGGTGACCGCGGCGATAACTTTCGTCTTGCCAATCTGCTGTGGAGCCTCGCCCTGGCCACCAGTTATCTGTTGGTGGTTGTCACCGCACCGCTATGCGGTGCGATCATGGATGAGCGGGCAGAAAAGAAACGCTTTCTGCTGTTCAGCTACCTGGCCACCGTTGCGACGACCGCCATGCTGTATTTTGTGGCGCCGGGCTATGTAGTCCTTGGGCTCATCCTCATCATCATTTCGAATTATGCCTACTCAATGGGTGAGTCATTTATCGCGGCCTTTTTGCCTTCGCTGGGGCCTCCCCAGGCGCTGGGTAAGATCTCCGGATTTGGCTGGGCGCTGGGCTATATCGGCGGGCTCTTTGCGGCAGGTTTCACGCTGGTGGTGCTGGGCGAAGCAAGCGCCGATAACTTCGAGCGCATTCGCTGGGTAGGCCCCTTCGCTGCCGGGTTTTTCCTGGTGGCCGCAATACCTACCTTCATATGGCTGAAAGAGCGGGCAACGCCGCAACCGCATCTCGGATCCTACTGGCATACGGCGCGTCGGCGCGTCACGGCCACTTTTCATGACCTCAAGCATTTCAGGGATCTGTCGGTGTTTCTGGTATCGCTGCTGTTTTCGATGGCAGGGGTGTACATCATCATCGCCTTTGCCTTTATTTACGGGGCCCAGGTGATCGGTTGGGAAGCAAGCGTGCGCAATATCATGTTCATTATTGTGCAAATTACGGCGGCCGCGGGGGCGTTGGGGTTTGGCTGGATTCAGGACCGACTGGGTGCCAAGCGTACCTATCAGATTACCCTGGGGCTGTGGATCGCCGCCATTCTGGCTATCTGGCTGACCCCGCAGTTCACCGACTGGGTGAACCAGGCAACCGCATGGCAATGGCAACCCCAATATGTCTTTTTGTTCGTGGGGTGTTTGGCCGGGTTAAGCTTGGGCTCCAGTCAATCTGCGAGCCGCGCGCTGGTCGGCTTATTCTCGCCAACGACCAAGTCAGCGGAGTTCTTTGGCTTTTGGGGGCTGGCCAACAAGCTGGCCGGTGTCATCGGGATTGTGTTGCTGGGAGGGCTACAGGCGTTGGTAGGCCTCCAGGCATCTATCTTGCTGTGCGCGGTATTATTTGGCGTGGCGATGCTGATTTGTGCCAGGGTCAATGAAGCCCGTGGCCGCCAGGCAGCCCTGA
- a CDS encoding substrate-binding periplasmic protein produces MSCRRKPIIGRWLAGLLSLLAPLALAGGSSSDLTSLTFVTEEYPPYNYLDPQTGQLQGRAVTLLESIFEHAGTPFKREDILYYPWIRGYELAQNEPNTALFSTTRTPAREAHFKWVGPIAHDRVVLLTWDNQVARLASLEEAIDKRLSITVIREDIGAQALQEAGYPAELLRPAIDNRSALHMLRRGRVDLWAYSDEVARWIATREGVEASRLNAVHILSESDLYFAINPTTDQGLINRLQEALEDVRAGQ; encoded by the coding sequence GTGAGTTGTCGTCGAAAGCCGATCATCGGGCGGTGGCTAGCAGGGCTGCTGTCCCTTCTTGCACCGCTGGCACTCGCTGGCGGCTCGTCTTCCGACCTAACGTCGCTCACCTTTGTTACCGAGGAGTACCCTCCCTATAACTACCTGGATCCACAGACTGGCCAGTTGCAAGGTCGAGCGGTCACGCTGCTTGAGTCAATATTTGAGCATGCTGGGACACCTTTCAAACGTGAGGATATTCTCTACTACCCTTGGATACGCGGCTACGAGTTGGCGCAAAACGAGCCCAATACGGCGTTATTTTCGACCACCCGTACCCCTGCCCGAGAAGCACACTTCAAATGGGTTGGTCCCATCGCACACGACCGGGTCGTACTGTTGACCTGGGATAATCAGGTCGCTCGGCTCGCGTCGCTGGAAGAGGCAATTGACAAGCGGTTGAGCATCACGGTGATTCGTGAAGATATTGGCGCTCAAGCGCTGCAAGAAGCCGGCTATCCGGCCGAGTTACTCCGCCCGGCCATCGATAACCGCAGCGCCTTGCACATGTTACGTCGTGGGCGCGTCGATTTATGGGCCTATAGCGATGAGGTGGCGCGCTGGATCGCCACCCGGGAAGGCGTTGAGGCGAGTCGGTTGAATGCCGTGCATATATTAAGCGAATCGGATTTATACTTTGCTATCAACCCCACCACGGATCAAGGCCTGATTAATCGCCTGCAGGAAGCCCTGGAGGATGTTCGTGCTGGACAATAA
- a CDS encoding substrate-binding periplasmic protein — MLDNKTARSPIHPLQQRIASCWRSLLGTLLLALSQPLSAAPLVINTEDYPPFNYPSEQGQIMGSATQVLREALRAADIDAEFRLLPWARAYTAARLREQNCVYSTTRTTEREILFRWAGPLVVNEWAAFSLAGRDIKASSVEELANFRVGSFREDAVGNHVAAQGINVLRAPNERENLARLNAGLVDVIVTGKATGEFLANAKNVALRHLFTFYRAPLYLACHPSVSKDLIKRLQHHLPPLGEAHGVSRHE; from the coding sequence GTGCTGGACAATAAGACCGCGAGGTCACCCATTCACCCGTTACAACAACGTATCGCGTCATGCTGGCGGTCTTTGCTTGGGACGTTATTGCTGGCCCTTAGCCAGCCACTCAGTGCGGCACCGCTGGTCATCAATACCGAAGATTATCCACCCTTCAATTACCCAAGCGAGCAAGGACAGATCATGGGTAGCGCCACCCAGGTGCTACGCGAGGCATTGCGTGCGGCGGATATTGACGCAGAGTTTCGGCTGCTTCCCTGGGCCAGGGCCTATACCGCTGCACGCCTTCGCGAGCAAAACTGCGTTTACTCCACCACCCGCACCACTGAACGCGAGATTCTCTTTCGCTGGGCGGGGCCGCTAGTCGTCAACGAGTGGGCTGCGTTCAGCCTTGCTGGCCGGGATATCAAGGCAAGCTCAGTAGAAGAGCTGGCTAACTTTCGCGTGGGCAGTTTCCGCGAAGATGCGGTGGGCAATCATGTCGCCGCTCAGGGAATTAACGTGCTGCGCGCACCGAATGAACGCGAAAACCTGGCGCGCTTGAACGCGGGACTTGTCGATGTGATCGTCACAGGCAAAGCTACCGGCGAGTTTCTGGCCAACGCAAAAAACGTGGCGCTAAGGCACCTGTTTACGTTTTATCGCGCACCGCTGTATCTTGCCTGTCATCCCAGCGTGTCCAAGGATCTGATCAAACGGCTACAGCACCACCTTCCTCCCCTTGGCGAGGCACACGGAGTCTCGCGCCATGAATAA
- a CDS encoding GGDEF domain-containing protein — translation MNKTSIPLRSGSLTSKQALLTLLLAILISVIAGSMELFNHALSMRENVAQRVEQQLAIVSGAAAEAAFQLNPDLAHQIAYGLFSDNEIAEVAIRDDFGSPLAEFAPTEAVETSWLSQRLFGDMLHYQIPLNYYVAADLPEAVVGEVELRLDEQRLTQQFLDRSISVVGSSVLEAFILSLLIIAFFHYFITRPLLKVHDAIAHADPERPGDWDKPQLRGHRHDELGHLVDSLDHLLQAFQQGLDQRDQLHHLSHIDGLTGVANRRHFDLFYQQQLKRAKRRAQPFSVIFIDIDNFKEFNDHYGHAMGDDTLRAVAQVLNNCIEPAHDLLARYGGEEFVCVLPNQDEEAAIEVAQRLRQAVLSLAIPHAYSSTHTHLTASMGVASTSAQATISAAALLAQADQHLYHAKHLGRNRIETRPRTA, via the coding sequence ATGAATAAAACATCCATACCGTTGCGCTCGGGCAGCCTAACGTCCAAGCAAGCGCTGCTCACCTTACTGCTGGCTATCTTGATCAGCGTTATTGCAGGCAGTATGGAGCTGTTTAATCACGCCTTGTCGATGCGCGAGAATGTTGCCCAACGGGTTGAACAACAGCTGGCTATCGTCAGCGGCGCTGCCGCCGAAGCCGCTTTTCAGCTAAACCCTGACCTGGCTCACCAGATCGCCTATGGGTTATTCAGCGATAACGAAATTGCCGAAGTCGCCATCCGAGACGATTTCGGCAGCCCCCTGGCCGAGTTTGCTCCCACCGAGGCGGTTGAAACGAGTTGGTTAAGCCAACGGCTGTTTGGCGATATGCTGCACTACCAGATTCCGTTGAATTATTACGTCGCCGCCGATTTACCTGAGGCCGTAGTGGGCGAGGTCGAGCTTCGACTTGATGAACAACGCCTTACTCAACAATTTCTTGATCGAAGTATATCGGTCGTTGGGTCCAGCGTGCTGGAAGCCTTTATCCTCAGCCTGTTGATTATTGCCTTCTTCCATTACTTCATTACCCGACCACTGCTCAAGGTCCACGACGCCATCGCGCATGCTGACCCTGAACGCCCAGGCGACTGGGATAAACCGCAGTTGCGAGGTCATCGTCATGATGAGCTGGGGCATTTGGTCGACAGCCTCGACCACTTGCTGCAGGCCTTTCAACAGGGGTTGGATCAACGCGACCAACTCCACCACCTGTCGCATATCGATGGACTGACCGGCGTCGCCAACCGGCGGCATTTTGATCTGTTTTATCAGCAGCAGTTGAAGCGCGCCAAGCGACGTGCCCAACCCTTCTCGGTTATCTTTATCGATATCGATAACTTTAAAGAATTTAACGACCATTACGGTCACGCCATGGGTGATGACACGCTACGCGCGGTGGCACAGGTGCTGAATAATTGCATCGAACCGGCCCATGACCTGCTGGCACGCTATGGTGGGGAGGAGTTCGTCTGTGTTTTGCCCAATCAAGATGAAGAGGCCGCGATTGAGGTCGCCCAGCGATTACGCCAGGCAGTGCTTTCACTGGCTATCCCTCATGCTTACTCAAGTACGCATACCCACTTGACCGCCAGCATGGGAGTCGCCAGCACATCAGCCCAGGCGACAATCAGCGCAGCGGCGCTACTGGCCCAAGCCGATCAGCACCTATATCACGCTAAGCATCTGGGCCGAAACCGCATCGAAACCCGCCCGCGGACAGCCTAA
- a CDS encoding BCCT family transporter translates to MSNHGGKSVFIASTLIIFGLVVVGASFPESFGSAAESALATITELFGWFYLFSVFGFVVFLFGLALSKYGKVRLGPQDSRPNYTFFSWISMLLAAGFGVGLVFYGMAEPMFHYIDPPYGDVTAETEAAARYAIQYSYFNWGIHQWAAFSVVGLIIAYFQFRKGQAGLVSSVLSSVTAKHPRIRPYASWLDVFAVVATVMGVATSLGLGVLQMNGGLNAVFGLPENGFWQFVILFVMFCAYMLSTWSGLDKGIKRLSNLNMLLCIGLMLYVLFTGPTIAILETITVGLGDYLQNFIGMSLRTAPYSDENWASSWTIFYWAWVIAWSPFVGTFVARVSRGRTIKEYVFGVLLVPPLLACLWIGVFGGAALNMEIVGDDIGLAAATQDNITVALFEMFDLMPFSGVLSLIAIMLIFVFLVTSADSASYIVAQMTDNGSINPPLYKRVLWGVLIAAICFTLILAGGLAGLQSAAVLSALPFTFILYMMVIVLVRELRADRKAMLTQLYRRHGETPVGADAFEAEELGEEERLRRAPNVVNRRINH, encoded by the coding sequence ATGTCAAATCATGGAGGAAAGTCGGTGTTCATCGCATCGACGCTGATCATTTTCGGCTTGGTGGTTGTCGGCGCATCGTTCCCGGAAAGTTTTGGCAGTGCCGCAGAGTCGGCACTCGCGACGATCACCGAGTTGTTCGGCTGGTTCTATCTGTTTTCTGTGTTTGGCTTTGTGGTGTTCCTGTTTGGCCTGGCGCTCAGCAAATACGGCAAAGTGCGCCTGGGGCCTCAGGACAGTCGTCCTAACTATACCTTCTTTTCCTGGATTAGCATGCTGCTGGCCGCCGGGTTCGGCGTAGGTCTGGTGTTCTACGGCATGGCTGAACCCATGTTTCATTACATTGACCCACCCTACGGTGATGTGACCGCAGAAACCGAGGCCGCAGCACGCTACGCGATCCAGTACAGCTATTTCAACTGGGGTATTCACCAGTGGGCGGCATTTTCTGTCGTCGGGTTGATCATTGCCTATTTCCAGTTTCGTAAGGGGCAGGCCGGGCTGGTGTCGTCGGTACTATCATCGGTTACGGCGAAGCACCCAAGAATACGCCCTTACGCCTCCTGGCTTGATGTGTTTGCCGTTGTGGCCACGGTAATGGGGGTGGCGACCTCTTTAGGCCTGGGCGTATTGCAGATGAACGGCGGGTTGAATGCCGTCTTTGGCCTGCCGGAAAACGGCTTTTGGCAGTTTGTCATCCTGTTCGTGATGTTTTGCGCCTACATGCTCTCCACCTGGTCGGGCCTTGATAAAGGCATCAAGCGTTTGTCGAATCTGAACATGCTCCTGTGCATCGGCCTGATGCTTTATGTGCTGTTTACCGGCCCGACCATTGCGATTCTGGAGACTATAACGGTCGGGCTTGGCGACTACCTGCAAAACTTTATCGGCATGAGCTTGCGCACTGCGCCGTACAGCGACGAAAACTGGGCAAGCAGTTGGACCATTTTCTACTGGGCGTGGGTCATCGCCTGGTCGCCTTTCGTGGGTACCTTTGTCGCTCGCGTATCCCGGGGGCGCACGATCAAGGAGTATGTCTTTGGCGTGCTGCTGGTGCCGCCGCTGCTGGCCTGCTTGTGGATTGGGGTGTTTGGCGGCGCCGCGCTCAACATGGAAATTGTCGGTGATGACATTGGTCTTGCCGCGGCGACCCAGGACAATATCACTGTGGCGCTGTTTGAAATGTTCGACCTGATGCCGTTTTCCGGTGTGCTGTCACTCATTGCCATTATGTTGATTTTTGTTTTCCTGGTGACGTCCGCCGACTCGGCGTCTTACATCGTGGCGCAAATGACCGATAATGGCTCTATCAATCCGCCGCTTTACAAGCGGGTGCTGTGGGGTGTGTTGATCGCCGCAATCTGCTTTACCCTGATTTTGGCGGGCGGTCTTGCCGGCCTGCAATCGGCAGCGGTGCTTTCCGCGCTCCCGTTCACCTTTATTCTGTATATGATGGTGATCGTGCTGGTGCGAGAGCTGCGTGCCGACCGTAAAGCGATGCTTACCCAACTGTACCGTCGCCACGGTGAAACCCCTGTGGGGGCCGATGCCTTTGAAGCGGAAGAGCTAGGCGAAGAAGAGCGCTTACGCCGTGCGCCCAACGTTGTCAATCGGCGCATTAATCACTGA
- a CDS encoding AEC family transporter — MIGNILGTLLPVFLIAGAGAAYGRFRTPDIRSLNTLNMELFVPLLVFAVLADRQAPLADYAWLAGAAVAVVLGSGVLLWPVARWLRLDLKTFLPPMMFNNSGNMGVPLLVLAFGEEALPAAVVVFMVEMLLHFSVGLYMLDPRTSLWRLLRMPIVAASLAGLAVNFSGLPLPDWLLEAMNMLGGVCIPLMLFALGVRLLDIDFSDWRTGLLGALLCPLSGLVIALPLIAWLPLNSLQAAVLLVFGALPPAVLNYLVAEQYRLSPQKVASIVLIGNLGSLVVMPLTLAAAFIWLHAPQ, encoded by the coding sequence ATGATAGGTAACATTCTTGGCACCTTGCTACCCGTTTTTCTGATTGCCGGGGCGGGTGCCGCCTATGGGCGCTTTCGCACGCCGGATATTCGCAGTTTAAACACCCTGAACATGGAGCTGTTTGTCCCGCTTCTAGTGTTCGCTGTACTGGCCGACCGGCAGGCGCCATTGGCCGATTACGCCTGGCTGGCAGGGGCGGCCGTGGCCGTCGTGCTGGGCTCAGGCGTATTGTTGTGGCCGGTTGCGCGATGGCTGCGTCTGGATCTAAAAACCTTCCTGCCTCCGATGATGTTCAACAATTCCGGCAATATGGGCGTGCCCTTGCTGGTCCTGGCATTCGGTGAGGAAGCGCTTCCGGCGGCGGTCGTGGTATTTATGGTAGAAATGCTGCTGCATTTTTCGGTCGGCCTCTACATGCTCGATCCACGCACATCGCTGTGGCGTTTGCTGCGCATGCCGATTGTCGCGGCGAGTCTGGCGGGGTTGGCGGTCAATTTTAGCGGACTGCCATTGCCGGACTGGCTGTTGGAGGCAATGAATATGCTGGGCGGGGTGTGTATTCCATTGATGCTGTTTGCGCTTGGGGTGCGGCTGTTGGATATCGATTTCAGTGATTGGCGCACCGGTCTGCTGGGCGCCTTGCTGTGCCCGCTGTCGGGACTTGTCATTGCGCTACCGCTGATTGCGTGGTTGCCGCTCAATAGCCTACAGGCGGCGGTGCTGCTGGTGTTTGGCGCATTGCCGCCTGCCGTGCTGAATTATCTGGTCGCGGAGCAGTACCGGCTGTCGCCCCAAAAAGTGGCGTCGATTGTGTTGATCGGCAACCTGGGTAGCTTGGTGGTGATGCCGCTGACCCTGGCGGCTGCCTTTATCTGGCTTCATGCACCCCAGTAA
- the glnE gene encoding bifunctional [glutamate--ammonia ligase]-adenylyl-L-tyrosine phosphorylase/[glutamate--ammonia-ligase] adenylyltransferase — protein MQLNEAFLPFDTLPKALQPVTKQAWQRLCEALSQADNVAEMTDQALPSADWSSLSAERCKALVRVLSISSFALDTLIRYPDWLATLDSGGELDATPAREDQIQLLSSALENADDEDAMHRVMRRFRRARMLGIVWRDLNRPPGYTMWDTARAVSQLAEICLEAALGWLEQFYAPRWGLPAPTRDGEPQRLVVLGMGKLGAGELNLSSDIDLIFAFAENGETQGGRKPLEHQEYFTKLGQKLIAALDAMTADGFVFRVDMRLRPLGDGGPLVGSFAMLSSYYQDQGREWERYAMLKARPVAGDLDAGEELLSGLRPFVYRKYLDFGAIESLRELKAMINREVKRKGMQQNIKLGPGGIREIEFVVQAFQLIRGGRDTELQVASLYTALTRLPALGLLPQDVVDDLLPDYAFLRDIEHVLQALEDRQTQTLPGEETDRERVAFAMGHDDWPSLVHQLDEARERVRQHFDAVIAEPEDEVENESDEQTPGLEQWRQLWRGELEQDEALERLEEAGFKAPDKILTRLSRLYHSRQVQSMQRIGFERLDALMPLLLDALADNDTPDTALSRVQPLIEAVLRRTAYLALLRENPHALEHLMRLCAASPWIAEQLARYPILLDELLTPDTLYTPADKDRLADELRQTLNRLPEDDEEAQLEALRVFKHAQMLHVAASDIVGTRHLMKVSDYLTYIAEVILDAVLAMAWKHLAAKHGVPSGCDSREPAFLIIGYGKLGGIELGYGSDLDLVFLHDSDGQGATDGPRPIDTPVFFTRLGQRIIHLLTAVTPAGSLYEVDMRLRPSGNSGLLVTSLAAFADYQRQHAWTWEHQALVRARVVAGNASLADTFEQLRGDILGGKRDTTALRDDVVNMRQKMRDHLATKSEGDAFNLKHDSGGMVDIEFLCQYAVLALANQTPSLLTYSDNIRILEALAESGHLPKEEAEQLRDAYLAYRSATHRAALTGDKAVGRAADYADHRNVVTTLWQRFLAP, from the coding sequence ATGCAACTCAATGAAGCGTTTTTACCGTTTGATACCTTACCCAAAGCGCTTCAGCCGGTGACGAAGCAAGCCTGGCAGCGTCTCTGTGAAGCGCTTTCCCAGGCGGACAACGTGGCTGAAATGACCGATCAAGCGCTGCCGTCTGCTGATTGGTCATCGCTGTCCGCTGAACGCTGCAAGGCTCTGGTGCGCGTGCTTTCGATCTCGAGCTTTGCGCTCGATACGTTGATCCGTTATCCCGACTGGCTGGCGACGCTTGACAGTGGCGGAGAGCTGGATGCCACGCCCGCAAGGGAAGATCAAATCCAGCTGTTATCCAGCGCGCTGGAAAATGCCGACGACGAAGACGCCATGCACCGGGTCATGCGCCGCTTCCGGCGCGCTCGTATGCTGGGTATTGTGTGGCGAGACCTCAATCGGCCGCCGGGCTACACCATGTGGGATACTGCCCGTGCGGTATCGCAGCTGGCAGAAATTTGTCTGGAAGCGGCGCTTGGCTGGCTCGAACAGTTTTATGCCCCGCGCTGGGGGCTGCCAGCCCCCACGCGGGATGGTGAACCGCAGCGGCTAGTAGTACTGGGTATGGGCAAGCTGGGGGCTGGTGAGCTCAACCTGTCCTCGGACATTGATCTTATCTTTGCGTTTGCCGAAAACGGTGAGACCCAGGGCGGCCGCAAGCCGCTTGAGCACCAAGAGTATTTCACCAAGCTTGGCCAAAAGCTCATCGCCGCACTGGATGCCATGACCGCCGACGGTTTTGTCTTCCGTGTGGACATGCGTCTGCGCCCGTTAGGCGATGGCGGGCCGCTGGTAGGCAGTTTTGCCATGCTTTCCAGCTACTATCAGGATCAGGGCCGCGAGTGGGAGCGTTACGCGATGCTAAAAGCGCGTCCTGTCGCAGGGGATCTGGACGCGGGCGAGGAGTTGCTGTCCGGTCTGCGCCCCTTCGTGTACCGCAAGTATCTGGATTTTGGCGCTATCGAGTCGCTGCGTGAGCTTAAAGCGATGATCAACCGCGAAGTTAAGCGCAAAGGCATGCAGCAAAACATCAAGCTAGGACCCGGCGGTATCCGCGAGATCGAGTTTGTGGTGCAGGCGTTTCAACTGATTCGCGGTGGCCGCGATACCGAGCTTCAGGTGGCCTCGTTGTATACGGCGTTAACACGTTTGCCAGCGCTTGGACTGTTACCTCAAGACGTGGTGGATGATCTGCTGCCTGACTACGCCTTTCTGCGCGATATCGAGCACGTCCTGCAGGCCCTGGAAGACCGCCAAACGCAAACGCTGCCCGGCGAAGAAACGGATCGTGAGCGGGTAGCGTTTGCCATGGGGCACGATGATTGGCCCAGTCTTGTGCACCAGCTGGATGAAGCACGCGAACGTGTCCGTCAGCACTTCGACGCGGTGATTGCCGAGCCAGAAGACGAAGTGGAAAACGAAAGCGATGAACAGACGCCGGGGCTCGAGCAATGGCGACAGCTGTGGCGCGGCGAGCTGGAGCAGGACGAGGCCCTGGAACGCCTGGAGGAGGCGGGGTTCAAGGCACCTGACAAGATACTCACGCGACTGTCTCGCCTGTATCACTCGCGTCAGGTGCAAAGCATGCAGCGGATTGGCTTTGAGCGCCTGGATGCGTTAATGCCCCTGCTGCTGGATGCCCTGGCCGACAACGACACGCCGGATACGGCGCTGTCGCGCGTTCAGCCGCTGATCGAAGCGGTCCTGCGGCGTACGGCGTATCTGGCCCTGCTGCGCGAAAATCCCCACGCCCTTGAGCACCTGATGCGGTTATGTGCGGCGAGCCCGTGGATCGCCGAGCAGCTGGCGCGCTATCCCATTCTACTCGATGAGCTGCTGACCCCCGATACCCTCTATACGCCGGCCGATAAAGACCGTCTGGCGGATGAACTCCGCCAGACACTGAACCGGCTTCCCGAGGATGACGAAGAAGCGCAACTCGAAGCGCTACGGGTCTTCAAGCATGCCCAGATGCTCCACGTGGCAGCCTCGGATATCGTAGGCACCCGACACTTGATGAAAGTAAGCGATTACTTAACCTATATCGCCGAGGTGATCCTGGATGCCGTGCTGGCGATGGCCTGGAAGCATCTCGCCGCCAAGCATGGCGTGCCTAGCGGCTGTGATTCGCGTGAGCCCGCGTTCTTGATCATCGGCTACGGCAAGCTTGGGGGAATCGAGCTGGGCTATGGGTCTGATCTAGACCTGGTTTTTCTCCACGATAGTGATGGTCAGGGCGCCACCGATGGCCCGCGGCCCATCGATACGCCGGTATTTTTTACCCGCTTGGGCCAGCGGATTATTCATCTGCTCACGGCAGTGACCCCGGCGGGCAGTCTGTACGAGGTCGACATGCGGCTCAGACCTTCGGGTAATTCCGGCCTGCTGGTTACCTCGCTTGCCGCCTTTGCCGATTATCAGCGCCAGCACGCCTGGACCTGGGAGCACCAGGCGCTGGTGCGCGCGCGCGTGGTCGCGGGCAACGCATCGCTGGCAGACACGTTTGAACAGCTGCGCGGCGATATTTTGGGGGGCAAGCGGGATACGACCGCATTGCGCGACGATGTGGTCAACATGCGTCAAAAAATGCGCGATCATCTTGCCACCAAAAGCGAGGGGGATGCCTTCAACCTCAAGCACGACAGCGGTGGCATGGTGGATATTGAGTTCCTCTGTCAATACGCGGTGTTAGCACTTGCTAACCAGACGCCGTCACTGCTGACCTATAGCGATAACATTCGTATTTTAGAGGCTCTGGCAGAGAGTGGGCACTTACCAAAGGAAGAGGCGGAACAGCTTCGCGACGCGTATCTTGCGTACCGCAGCGCAACGCACCGGGCCGCGCTGACCGGCGATAAAGCGGTGGGGCGTGCCGCCGACTACGCGGACCACCGGAATGTCGTCACGACATTGTGGCAGCGTTTTCTGGCGCCTTGA
- a CDS encoding diacylglycerol kinase: MKPGHTGLTHLAHSTRYSWKGLKAAFRNEAAFRQEVTITAILLPFAWWIGEGPVSWLLLVGSCFFVLVVELLNSAIENVVDRIGTEHHELSGRAKDIGSAAVMLSLILAGLTWGLLGWQKIVG; this comes from the coding sequence ATGAAACCAGGGCATACCGGTTTGACGCATTTAGCGCATTCGACGCGCTACTCATGGAAAGGGTTAAAAGCGGCGTTCCGCAACGAAGCTGCGTTTCGTCAAGAGGTGACCATTACCGCCATTTTACTGCCGTTTGCCTGGTGGATTGGCGAAGGCCCGGTGAGTTGGCTGTTACTGGTAGGCAGCTGCTTTTTTGTGTTGGTCGTTGAGTTGCTCAATAGCGCGATAGAAAATGTCGTGGACCGTATCGGCACCGAACATCATGAACTCTCCGGGCGTGCCAAGGATATTGGCTCGGCCGCGGTGATGCTGTCATTGATACTCGCCGGGCTCACCTGGGGCCTGTTAGGCTGGCAGAAAATCGTCGGCTAA